Proteins from one Paenibacillus amylolyticus genomic window:
- a CDS encoding TetR/AcrR family transcriptional regulator has product MKNEDRRKQTTAQLLGATKELLQEKACHAITLKEVMELSGLSKGAIFHYVRSKDEIFIWILMEHLETVHSAVLSTIAEADIKTFEGPMQMIAGNLVGLEEAGSITNKVLLYLLGKEDEPQVSEALQQFHDRSVSYSMKWIELGIKHGVIDSSINAEQMGELFVLLSMGLRVRTSMHTSGRSRLTSTDIANFMSTLLKQHD; this is encoded by the coding sequence CAGACAACGGCTCAGTTATTGGGGGCTACCAAGGAACTATTACAGGAGAAAGCCTGCCATGCGATTACCTTAAAAGAGGTCATGGAGCTCTCTGGATTATCCAAAGGGGCGATTTTTCATTATGTGAGAAGCAAGGACGAAATCTTTATCTGGATACTGATGGAGCATCTGGAGACGGTGCACTCTGCCGTTCTGTCAACCATTGCCGAAGCAGATATCAAGACGTTTGAAGGTCCGATGCAGATGATCGCTGGGAATTTGGTCGGACTGGAGGAAGCGGGGTCAATAACCAATAAGGTCTTGCTCTATTTGCTGGGCAAAGAGGATGAGCCTCAGGTATCCGAAGCACTTCAGCAATTTCACGATAGGTCGGTCAGCTACTCCATGAAATGGATTGAGTTGGGAATAAAACATGGAGTGATAGATAGCTCGATTAATGCTGAGCAGATGGGTGAACTTTTTGTACTGCTCTCCATGGGACTGCGGGTACGGACCTCAATGCATACAAGTGGACGGTCACGCTTGACCTCTACAGATATAGCCAATTTCATGTCTACTTTGCTTAAGCAACATGACTGA
- a CDS encoding DoxX family protein — translation MSPLIALCTTFIILRGIGWLGVPMLDHWHPALQGAVIVMFLLTASAHWGKRRSDMVKMVPHGIVHKEKMVTWTGILEIAGAVGLLIPGVAWIAAAGLLLMLIVMFPANVQAAREKLTIGGKPVWPVFPRLMLQLLFITAVVLASPWFG, via the coding sequence ATGTCACCGCTTATTGCTTTATGCACAACTTTTATTATACTTCGGGGGATCGGTTGGCTTGGCGTTCCGATGTTGGATCATTGGCATCCTGCGTTGCAAGGTGCGGTTATTGTCATGTTTTTGTTGACCGCATCCGCACATTGGGGCAAACGCAGATCCGATATGGTTAAGATGGTTCCTCATGGAATAGTTCACAAAGAGAAAATGGTCACGTGGACTGGAATCCTGGAGATTGCAGGCGCAGTTGGTTTGCTCATTCCTGGTGTTGCATGGATTGCCGCTGCAGGGTTATTGCTCATGCTGATTGTCATGTTTCCGGCTAATGTCCAAGCGGCCCGTGAGAAGTTGACAATAGGCGGCAAGCCAGTATGGCCAGTTTTTCCACGTCTGATGCTCCAACTGCTGTTCATTACAGCAGTTGTACTCGCTTCGCCATGGTTTGGGTAA
- the nrdG gene encoding anaerobic ribonucleoside-triphosphate reductase activating protein, with the protein MNLYGYIPESVNEGPGLRAVLFISGCRHACPGCFSPDSWSFRAGEPFTEERQQQILHEVTTHPLLDGVTLCGGDPFFSAAECTSWVQQLRAARPDLTVWAYTGFEYEELVTDPARAELARLCDVIIDGRYVEAERDVSLPFRGSRNQRLIDVAGTMAQHTIVTHRLI; encoded by the coding sequence ATGAATCTGTATGGATACATCCCGGAATCGGTCAATGAAGGGCCAGGCCTGCGTGCCGTGCTGTTCATCAGCGGGTGTCGACACGCCTGTCCGGGCTGCTTCAGCCCGGATTCATGGAGCTTTCGAGCGGGTGAACCTTTTACGGAGGAGCGACAGCAACAGATTCTGCATGAAGTGACGACCCATCCGTTGCTGGATGGCGTTACGTTATGTGGCGGTGATCCCTTTTTCTCGGCAGCAGAATGTACGTCATGGGTTCAGCAGCTCCGCGCTGCACGTCCTGATCTGACGGTATGGGCTTATACGGGATTCGAATATGAAGAGTTGGTCACCGATCCTGCGAGAGCCGAGCTTGCCCGCTTGTGCGACGTCATTATCGACGGGCGATATGTTGAAGCAGAGCGTGATGTCTCCCTGCCCTTCCGCGGCAGTCGGAATCAACGTTTGATTGATGTGGCTGGCACGATGGCACAGCACACCATTGTGACGCACAGACTCATATGA
- a CDS encoding anaerobic ribonucleoside triphosphate reductase: MNMLEHATPPASDLLSDLGRRIIGAEDADTLRENANLNGDSFSGKMSRLGSETAKWHALRHVLPEELAQAVENGDLYVHDLDQYALGTTNCIFIPFDRLLAAGFNTGNGSVRTPQTIMSAMALVAIIFQSQQNSQYGGVSANKIDWDLAPYVQRSFRKHYRKGQRLFGEHVLLEDEQLHLDSIEAKNQCPRAYAFAYEETELETGQAAESLIHNLNTMSSRAGGQIPFTSLNYGLCTSAEGRLVSRSLLEATIRGLGNGETPVFPQHIFQCKQGVNQAQGEPNYDLFRLAVTCSSRRMYPNFVNVDASFNLPYYHPEDPDTIIATMGCRTRTLADRFGRNRQSGKGNLSFNTINLVKLGIRFGICQGARAVADRAGFYTALESVMHNAASGLLHRYRIQTAQPAKASDFMMREGVWEGGEQLAPNEPVADLLKHGTLSLGFIGLAECMTALYGRHHGQDPHVHREALNIIRTMREFCDRMSEQHNLNITLFATPAEGLSGKFTKIDRERYGLIAGVNDREYYTNSFHIPVYHTLPAYRKIELEAPFHTLCNAGAISYVELDGNVRANTAAFLRIVQYALAQDIGYFSINHPIDRCPACGYEGVIGDVCPNCEVHEDHVHFQRLRRVTGYLTGDYKVRFNAAKQAEVRDRVKHR, translated from the coding sequence ATGAACATGCTTGAGCATGCCACTCCACCGGCATCCGATCTATTATCCGACCTGGGAAGACGCATTATTGGCGCAGAAGACGCTGATACGCTGAGGGAAAATGCAAATCTGAACGGGGATTCCTTCAGCGGAAAAATGAGCAGGCTCGGTTCGGAGACCGCCAAATGGCATGCTCTGCGTCATGTGTTGCCGGAAGAGCTTGCCCAAGCTGTGGAGAACGGGGATCTGTATGTACATGATCTGGATCAGTATGCGCTTGGCACAACCAACTGCATCTTTATCCCGTTTGACCGTCTCCTTGCTGCGGGTTTCAATACAGGCAACGGATCGGTTCGCACACCTCAGACCATCATGTCTGCCATGGCTTTGGTTGCGATCATCTTCCAATCCCAGCAGAACAGTCAGTATGGCGGGGTATCGGCGAATAAAATTGACTGGGATTTGGCCCCTTATGTTCAGCGATCGTTCCGCAAGCATTATCGCAAAGGTCAACGCCTCTTTGGTGAGCATGTCCTGCTTGAAGATGAACAGCTTCATCTGGACAGCATCGAAGCGAAGAATCAGTGTCCGCGGGCATATGCCTTCGCCTACGAAGAGACTGAACTGGAGACAGGACAAGCTGCTGAATCACTGATTCATAACCTGAATACGATGAGCAGTCGGGCGGGTGGACAGATTCCATTCACATCACTGAATTATGGTTTATGTACTTCTGCGGAAGGACGGTTGGTATCGCGTTCATTGCTCGAAGCAACGATTCGTGGCCTGGGCAATGGGGAGACTCCCGTGTTCCCACAGCATATCTTCCAATGTAAACAGGGGGTCAATCAGGCTCAAGGCGAGCCGAACTATGACTTGTTCCGGCTCGCAGTCACCTGTTCATCCCGGCGGATGTATCCTAACTTTGTCAATGTGGATGCCTCCTTCAATCTGCCTTATTATCATCCGGAAGATCCGGATACGATCATTGCAACCATGGGATGCCGCACACGTACACTGGCTGACCGATTCGGCCGCAATCGTCAAAGCGGTAAAGGCAATCTGTCCTTCAACACCATCAATCTGGTCAAGCTCGGCATTCGGTTTGGCATCTGCCAAGGTGCCAGAGCTGTTGCGGATCGGGCTGGATTCTACACTGCTTTGGAATCGGTGATGCATAATGCCGCTTCTGGCCTGCTGCATCGCTATCGTATTCAGACCGCACAGCCTGCCAAGGCTTCGGACTTCATGATGCGGGAAGGTGTATGGGAAGGTGGAGAACAGCTTGCCCCGAACGAGCCCGTTGCCGATCTGTTAAAGCATGGAACGTTATCCCTAGGTTTTATCGGTCTCGCAGAGTGTATGACCGCTCTGTATGGGCGCCATCATGGACAGGACCCTCATGTGCATCGTGAAGCACTGAATATCATTCGGACGATGAGGGAGTTCTGTGACCGGATGAGCGAGCAGCATAACCTGAATATCACCCTGTTTGCCACACCTGCGGAAGGCTTATCGGGCAAATTCACGAAGATCGACAGAGAGCGTTATGGCCTCATTGCCGGAGTTAATGATCGGGAATACTATACGAATTCATTCCATATCCCGGTCTATCATACCCTTCCAGCTTATCGGAAGATTGAGCTGGAGGCCCCGTTTCATACGTTATGTAATGCGGGAGCAATCTCCTATGTGGAGCTGGACGGTAACGTTCGAGCCAACACTGCAGCTTTCCTGCGAATCGTGCAGTATGCACTGGCACAGGATATCGGTTATTTTTCCATTAATCATCCGATTGATCGCTGCCCTGCATGTGGTTATGAAGGGGTCATCGGAGATGTATGCCCAAATTGTGAAGTCCATGAGGACCATGTGCACTTTCAGCGGTTACGCCGTGTAACGGGTTATCTGACTGGTGATTACAAAGTACGCTTCAATGCTGCGAAGCAGGCCGAAGTACGCGATCGGGTGAAACACCGATGA